In the Parasteatoda tepidariorum isolate YZ-2023 chromosome 3, CAS_Ptep_4.0, whole genome shotgun sequence genome, one interval contains:
- the LOC107454929 gene encoding ubiquitin-conjugating enzyme E2 L3 isoform X1, whose product MTVVPSFISFLTVIFGVCAMAATRRLQKELQDIRKANMKCFRDIRVDDTNILSWQGLIVPDSAPYSKGAFRIEINFPAEYPFKPPKILFRTKIYHPNIDEKGQVCLPIISVENWKPATKTDQVIQALVALVNEPEPEHPLRTDLAEEYSRDRKKFFKNAEEFTKKFSEKRPSD is encoded by the coding sequence ttgtgcctagttttatttcattcctgACGGTTATTTTTGGTGTGTGTGCCATGGCAGCCACAAGGCGTTTGCAGAAGGAGCTTCAGGATATCCGAAAGGCAAACATGAAGTGCTTTCGAGACATCAGGGTAGACGACACAAACATCTTGAGTTGGCAAGGACTCATAGTGCCAGATAGTGCTCCATACAGTAAGGGTGCCTTCAGGATAGAAATTAACTTTCCTGCCGAGTATCCATTTAAGCCAcccaaaatattatttcgtacTAAGATATATCATCCCAACATTGATGAGAAAGGTCAGGTCTGCCTGCCCATCATCAGTGTGGAGAATTGGAAACCCGCAACTAAGACAGATCAGGTGATTCAAGCCCTCGTAGCCCTTGTCAATGAACCTGAACCGGAACACCCTCTACGAACTGATCTTGCCGAAGAGTATAGCAGGGACCGTAagaagttctttaaaaatgcagaagaattcacaaaaaaattctcCGAAAAGAGACCATccgattaa
- the LOC107454929 gene encoding ubiquitin-conjugating enzyme E2 L3 isoform X2: MAATRRLQKELQDIRKANMKCFRDIRVDDTNILSWQGLIVPDSAPYSKGAFRIEINFPAEYPFKPPKILFRTKIYHPNIDEKGQVCLPIISVENWKPATKTDQVIQALVALVNEPEPEHPLRTDLAEEYSRDRKKFFKNAEEFTKKFSEKRPSD; encoded by the coding sequence ATGGCAGCCACAAGGCGTTTGCAGAAGGAGCTTCAGGATATCCGAAAGGCAAACATGAAGTGCTTTCGAGACATCAGGGTAGACGACACAAACATCTTGAGTTGGCAAGGACTCATAGTGCCAGATAGTGCTCCATACAGTAAGGGTGCCTTCAGGATAGAAATTAACTTTCCTGCCGAGTATCCATTTAAGCCAcccaaaatattatttcgtacTAAGATATATCATCCCAACATTGATGAGAAAGGTCAGGTCTGCCTGCCCATCATCAGTGTGGAGAATTGGAAACCCGCAACTAAGACAGATCAGGTGATTCAAGCCCTCGTAGCCCTTGTCAATGAACCTGAACCGGAACACCCTCTACGAACTGATCTTGCCGAAGAGTATAGCAGGGACCGTAagaagttctttaaaaatgcagaagaattcacaaaaaaattctcCGAAAAGAGACCATccgattaa